One stretch of Streptomyces hygroscopicus DNA includes these proteins:
- a CDS encoding biotin synthase yields MTTDGKRAQRTPGARRSGGSRRRTRWDAVPNDAGGPVGLLDTLVAKGLRRELPSQDEALAVLATSDDELLDVVAAAGRVRRQWFGRRVKLNYLVNLKSGLCPEDCSYCSQRLGSKAEILKYTWLKPDEASQAAAAGVAGGAKRVCLVASGRGPTDRDVGRVSQTIEAIKAQNEGVEVCACLGLLSDGQAERLRAAGADAYNHNLNTSEATYGDITTTHTYADRVETVRQAQAVGMSACSGLIAGMGESDQDLVEVVFALRELDPDSVPVNFLIPFEGTPLAKEWNLTPQRCLRILAMVRFVCPDVEVRIAGGREVHLRSLQSLALHLANSIFLGDYLTSEGQAGQADLDMIADAGFEVEGADTTTLPEHRADALAAAGSGCGSGGGGGCGPCGDSGAAVPETAAAAATTAVPAPDKAQAEPGAARTGLIAVRRRGAGTELPPNA; encoded by the coding sequence ATGACCACTGACGGCAAGCGCGCGCAGCGCACCCCAGGTGCGCGCCGGTCCGGAGGGTCGCGCAGGCGTACCCGGTGGGACGCGGTGCCGAACGATGCGGGCGGCCCCGTAGGTCTGCTCGACACTCTGGTCGCCAAGGGGCTGCGACGCGAGCTGCCCTCCCAGGACGAGGCCCTCGCTGTGCTCGCCACGTCGGACGACGAGCTGCTCGATGTGGTGGCCGCGGCCGGAAGGGTGCGCCGCCAGTGGTTCGGGCGACGGGTGAAGCTCAACTACCTGGTCAATCTGAAATCCGGGCTGTGCCCGGAGGACTGCTCGTACTGCTCGCAGCGGCTCGGCTCCAAGGCCGAGATCCTCAAGTACACCTGGCTCAAGCCCGACGAGGCGTCGCAGGCCGCGGCCGCTGGGGTGGCCGGCGGCGCGAAGCGGGTGTGCCTGGTGGCGAGCGGCCGCGGACCCACCGACCGGGACGTGGGCCGGGTCTCCCAGACCATTGAGGCGATCAAGGCACAGAACGAAGGCGTCGAGGTGTGCGCATGCCTCGGGCTGCTGTCCGACGGTCAGGCCGAGCGGCTGCGCGCGGCCGGCGCGGACGCCTACAACCACAACCTCAACACCTCCGAGGCCACCTACGGGGACATCACCACCACTCACACCTACGCCGACCGTGTCGAGACGGTGCGGCAGGCGCAGGCGGTCGGCATGTCCGCCTGTTCCGGGCTGATCGCCGGCATGGGCGAGTCGGACCAGGACCTGGTGGAGGTGGTCTTCGCGCTGCGCGAGCTCGACCCGGACTCGGTCCCGGTCAACTTCCTGATCCCGTTCGAAGGCACCCCGCTGGCCAAGGAGTGGAACCTCACCCCACAGCGTTGCCTGCGCATCCTGGCGATGGTGCGGTTCGTCTGCCCGGACGTGGAGGTGCGGATCGCGGGCGGGCGCGAGGTCCATTTGCGTTCGCTGCAGTCGCTCGCCCTGCACCTGGCCAACTCGATCTTCCTTGGCGACTACCTCACCAGCGAGGGCCAGGCGGGCCAGGCCGACCTGGACATGATCGCCGACGCCGGCTTCGAGGTGGAGGGCGCCGACACCACGACGCTGCCCGAGCACCGTGCGGACGCTCTGGCGGCCGCCGGGTCCGGCTGCGGTTCGGGCGGTGGCGGGGGCTGCGGTCCCTGCGGCGACAGCGGGGCGGCGGTCCCGGAGACCGCGGCCGCCGCTGCGACCACGGCCGTCCCGGCGCCGGACAAGGCTCAGGCGGAGCCGGGCGCGGCCCGCACCGGCCTGATCGCGGTACGCCGCCGCGGTGCGGGCACCGAACTGCCGCCCAATGCCTGA
- a CDS encoding adenosylmethionine-8-amino-7-oxononanoate aminotransferase: MPEPLGTGELLALNRQHVWHPYGPMPGRTEPLVVESAVGVRLRLAEPFEGHDEHTANDDVARICTAVRVAGDAG, encoded by the coding sequence ATGCCTGAGCCGCTGGGCACCGGCGAGTTGCTGGCCCTGAACCGGCAGCACGTCTGGCATCCCTACGGTCCGATGCCCGGCCGCACCGAGCCCCTGGTCGTGGAGTCGGCGGTCGGAGTCCGGCTGCGGCTCGCCGAGCCGTTCGAGGGGCACGACGAACACACGGCCAACGACGACGTGGCCCGGATCTGCACAGCGGTGCGCGTGGCGGGGGACGCCGGATGA
- a CDS encoding acetyl-CoA carboxylase biotin carboxyl carrier protein codes for MNLHHADVRRILELLDTAEHLDSLDLRIGDVVLQARKPGAALLSTPPAELPATAAPAVRTPPPAPASAPTAAPAAVSSPAASEVPERMIAIRAPMPGMFYRTPAPDQPPFVEEGQQVEASATLCLVEVMKMFNSVAAPAAGRVHSILVEHGQSVEHHQILMIVDPAEAEAAA; via the coding sequence ATGAATCTTCACCACGCAGACGTCCGACGCATCCTTGAACTCCTGGACACCGCAGAGCATCTCGATTCGCTCGACCTGCGGATCGGAGACGTCGTCCTGCAGGCGCGCAAACCCGGGGCCGCTCTGCTGAGTACGCCGCCGGCCGAACTCCCCGCCACCGCGGCCCCAGCCGTCAGGACGCCGCCACCCGCGCCGGCCAGTGCCCCGACCGCGGCCCCGGCGGCCGTCAGCAGCCCGGCGGCATCCGAGGTACCGGAGCGGATGATCGCGATCCGGGCGCCCATGCCCGGCATGTTCTACCGCACGCCCGCGCCGGATCAGCCACCGTTCGTGGAAGAGGGCCAGCAGGTCGAGGCGTCCGCGACGCTGTGCCTGGTCGAGGTCATGAAGATGTTCAACTCGGTCGCGGCGCCGGCAGCGGGCCGGGTCCACTCGATCCTCGTCGAGCACGGGCAATCTGTGGAGCACCACCAGATCCTGATGATCGTCGACCCAGCCGAGGCGGAGGCCGCAGCATGA
- a CDS encoding putative biotin carboxylase, with translation MTDDIPVVQHDIRRVFVANRGEIAVRIIRACRSLGIETVLGVSEADVDSLAARMADEVVVIGPPQPTHSYLRADLLVRVAKRTRCDAVHPGYGFLSERASFARACGDAGLIFIGPTPESIDSMGDKITAVGLAAEAGVPCVPGSGAVSDPDEALTIATQIGFPVLIKATAGGGGRGMRVVGSAEELPDAFRSASSEAQSAFGDPTLYVEKYIERARHIEIQVIGDQFGNVVHLGERECSTQRRHQKLIEEAPSPVLGEDERAAMGESAVRLARNVDYVGAGTVEFVVDDRDNSYYFLEMNTRIQVEHPVTEMISGRDLVAEQIRIASGLPLSFTQDEIVLHGHAIECRINAEDPDRGFFPSPGLVEEWAPPCGEGVRVDTHCYSGYTVSPYYDSLLAKIIVHAPTRAEAIEKMRTALCELTVSGPMTTAAFHHAVLAHPHFSEGAVTTRWVEDIFLPSRKRDLGTRQSLTEAGASA, from the coding sequence ATGACCGACGACATCCCCGTCGTTCAGCACGACATCCGGAGGGTGTTCGTCGCCAATCGCGGCGAGATCGCGGTCCGCATCATCCGGGCATGCCGTTCGCTCGGCATCGAAACCGTTCTCGGTGTGTCCGAGGCGGACGTCGACAGCCTGGCCGCGCGGATGGCCGACGAGGTCGTCGTCATCGGCCCGCCCCAGCCGACACACAGCTACCTCCGGGCGGACCTGCTGGTCCGGGTCGCGAAGCGGACCCGGTGCGACGCGGTCCATCCCGGCTACGGATTCCTGTCCGAACGCGCGTCGTTCGCCCGTGCTTGCGGAGACGCCGGCCTGATCTTCATCGGTCCCACGCCCGAGTCCATCGACAGCATGGGCGACAAGATCACGGCGGTGGGCCTGGCCGCGGAGGCAGGAGTTCCGTGCGTGCCCGGCTCCGGGGCGGTATCCGATCCGGACGAGGCTCTGACGATCGCCACCCAGATCGGTTTTCCCGTGCTGATCAAGGCGACCGCGGGCGGCGGCGGCCGCGGCATGCGGGTCGTGGGGTCGGCCGAGGAGCTCCCGGACGCGTTCCGATCCGCATCCTCGGAAGCCCAATCGGCCTTCGGCGATCCCACGCTGTACGTCGAGAAGTACATCGAACGAGCGCGGCACATCGAGATCCAGGTCATCGGTGATCAGTTCGGCAACGTCGTGCACCTGGGTGAGCGTGAGTGTTCTACGCAGCGCCGCCATCAGAAGCTGATCGAGGAAGCACCCTCACCGGTACTCGGGGAAGACGAACGCGCCGCCATGGGCGAGAGCGCGGTCCGCCTCGCACGGAACGTGGACTATGTCGGTGCGGGCACGGTCGAGTTCGTGGTCGACGACCGTGACAACAGCTACTACTTCCTGGAGATGAACACCCGCATCCAGGTCGAGCATCCCGTGACCGAGATGATCAGTGGGCGCGACCTGGTGGCCGAGCAGATCCGCATCGCATCCGGCCTGCCGCTGTCCTTTACGCAGGATGAGATCGTCCTTCACGGCCACGCCATCGAGTGCCGCATCAACGCCGAGGACCCTGACCGGGGCTTTTTCCCCAGTCCCGGGTTGGTCGAGGAGTGGGCGCCGCCGTGCGGTGAGGGCGTGCGCGTCGACACCCACTGCTATTCCGGGTACACGGTCTCGCCGTACTACGACTCACTTCTCGCGAAGATCATCGTGCACGCCCCCACCCGGGCCGAGGCGATCGAGAAGATGCGCACTGCGCTGTGCGAGTTGACGGTCAGCGGTCCAATGACCACCGCGGCGTTCCACCACGCGGTGCTCGCCCACCCGCACTTCTCGGAGGGGGCCGTCACCACGAGATGGGTCGAGGACATCTTTCTCCCCTCGCGTAAGCGGGACCTCGGCACTCGTCAGTCCCTCACAGAGGCGGGAGCATCGGCATGA
- a CDS encoding nitronate monooxygenase: MALTTRFTKAFGVEHPVVCGGMTAVSTAELVAAVANTGALGFLSALTQPTPEALETEINRCRNMTDRPFGVNLTILPSIKPVPYDEYRDAAIAGGVKVIETAGRSPEPHLPALAKAGVKVIHKCVAVRHALKAQKLGVDAVSIDGFECAGHPGEDDIGGLVLIPAATAQLRIPVIASGGIADSRGLVAALALGADAVSMGTRFVATREAPVHENVKRQIVDHDERSTVMVFRKFRNTARVARNAISEEVVAIESREESTFADVSDLVSGQRSRSEALAKGNVDGGMWWAGQTQGLIDDVPTCAALMARLIGEAEEIITQRLASVVAHSTK, translated from the coding sequence ATGGCATTGACAACTCGATTCACCAAAGCCTTCGGGGTCGAGCATCCCGTCGTATGCGGTGGGATGACTGCAGTGAGCACCGCGGAACTGGTGGCCGCTGTGGCGAACACCGGCGCACTCGGTTTCCTGTCGGCGTTGACACAGCCGACGCCCGAGGCGCTTGAGACGGAGATCAATCGCTGCCGGAACATGACGGACCGGCCGTTCGGAGTCAATTTGACCATTCTGCCGAGCATCAAGCCCGTTCCCTACGACGAATACCGCGATGCGGCGATCGCGGGTGGCGTCAAGGTCATCGAGACTGCCGGGCGCAGCCCGGAGCCGCACCTGCCAGCGCTGGCCAAGGCCGGGGTCAAGGTCATTCACAAGTGTGTTGCGGTGCGTCACGCACTGAAGGCTCAGAAGCTGGGTGTCGACGCCGTGAGCATCGACGGTTTCGAATGCGCAGGGCACCCAGGAGAGGACGACATTGGTGGTCTCGTTCTGATTCCGGCGGCTACGGCCCAACTGAGGATTCCCGTGATCGCCAGCGGCGGTATCGCGGACTCGCGCGGTCTTGTAGCGGCGCTTGCCCTGGGAGCCGATGCCGTCAGCATGGGCACTCGGTTCGTGGCCACCCGGGAGGCTCCCGTGCACGAGAACGTCAAGAGGCAGATCGTGGACCACGACGAACGCTCCACGGTCATGGTGTTCCGGAAATTCCGAAACACGGCGCGGGTGGCCAGGAATGCGATCTCGGAAGAAGTCGTCGCGATCGAAAGCCGCGAGGAGAGTACCTTCGCCGATGTTTCCGATCTTGTTTCCGGGCAGCGCAGCAGGAGTGAGGCGCTTGCCAAGGGGAACGTGGACGGCGGCATGTGGTGGGCTGGCCAGACCCAGGGGCTGATCGACGATGTCCCGACCTGCGCCGCGCTGATGGCGCGGTTGATCGGTGAGGCCGAAGAGATCATCACCCAGCGCCTCGCCTCGGTGGTGGCGCACAGCACGAAGTGA
- a CDS encoding putative carboxyltransferase: protein MLTNLRQLVEAEYSRTGQRRTIALTDGTLRDAHQCLWATRMRTEHMLPIAEKIEEAGFGSAEALAMVGFDAGVLFLHQDPFERVRLLRDRITMTPLRGAVRSNLLHGFYPQPDDLNALFIERMLVNGIRDFAFLDSLHSWDNVSPGIRVAQRLGAKITIALVFNLAPGYDDDFYVRQAREVIDRFAPDTICLADAGGSLTVERTRTLVPALRAAIGGTRLELNTHCLTGMGPQVALEAAVYGADQILTAIDPLANGNSLPSAQMMARDLRALGFDVAVDDRLLDDVGDYLGKLADQLGYPVGVPAEYDPANYHTQYAGGAMTNLEAQLKAAGIADKLPAVIEEIGRVREELGSPVMATPFPAIVAAQAVMNVLNTERYAVVPDEVKKYVCGYFGALPLPVDDGVRDLVMSNGSRDISETPPQLDPILPRLRGRHGHLSPDEMILRYMYDDQKIDALVPVEDTFSVEQSIVELVAGLGRMPSRRNVRLVAPGVELRANG, encoded by the coding sequence GTGCTCACCAACCTTCGTCAGCTCGTCGAGGCCGAATACTCCCGGACGGGTCAGCGCCGGACGATCGCCCTGACCGACGGCACGCTCCGGGACGCTCATCAGTGCCTGTGGGCGACCCGGATGCGCACCGAACACATGCTGCCGATCGCGGAAAAGATCGAAGAGGCGGGCTTCGGTTCCGCCGAGGCGCTCGCGATGGTGGGCTTCGACGCCGGAGTCCTGTTTCTGCATCAGGACCCTTTCGAACGGGTGCGGCTGCTCCGTGACCGGATCACGATGACTCCCCTCCGGGGCGCTGTCCGCAGCAATTTGCTTCACGGCTTCTACCCTCAGCCGGACGACCTCAACGCGCTCTTCATCGAGCGGATGCTGGTCAACGGCATCCGCGACTTCGCGTTCCTCGACTCCCTCCACTCGTGGGACAACGTGTCACCCGGGATCCGCGTCGCCCAGCGGCTCGGGGCGAAGATCACGATCGCTCTCGTGTTCAACCTCGCGCCGGGTTACGACGACGATTTCTACGTCCGGCAGGCACGAGAGGTCATCGATCGCTTCGCCCCGGACACGATCTGCCTCGCGGATGCCGGTGGCAGCCTGACCGTCGAGCGCACCCGGACGCTGGTACCGGCGCTGCGGGCCGCGATCGGCGGCACCCGGCTGGAGCTGAACACGCACTGCTTGACCGGGATGGGTCCGCAGGTCGCTCTCGAGGCGGCGGTGTACGGCGCGGATCAGATCCTGACCGCCATCGACCCGTTGGCCAACGGCAATTCGCTGCCGTCGGCTCAGATGATGGCCCGGGACCTGCGCGCCCTGGGGTTCGACGTCGCCGTCGACGACCGATTGCTCGACGACGTCGGGGACTACCTGGGCAAGCTCGCCGACCAACTGGGTTACCCGGTGGGTGTCCCGGCGGAGTACGACCCCGCGAACTACCACACGCAGTACGCGGGCGGTGCCATGACGAATCTCGAGGCGCAGCTGAAGGCGGCTGGAATTGCGGACAAGCTGCCGGCGGTGATCGAGGAGATCGGCCGGGTTCGTGAGGAGCTGGGTTCGCCCGTCATGGCGACGCCGTTCCCCGCCATCGTCGCGGCCCAGGCGGTGATGAACGTCCTGAACACCGAGCGCTATGCCGTGGTGCCGGATGAGGTGAAAAAGTATGTGTGCGGATACTTCGGTGCGCTGCCTCTGCCCGTTGACGACGGCGTCAGGGACCTGGTGATGAGCAACGGCTCGCGCGACATTTCCGAGACGCCGCCGCAGCTCGATCCGATCCTGCCGCGACTGCGCGGCCGGCACGGGCACCTGTCGCCGGACGAGATGATCCTGCGGTACATGTACGACGACCAGAAGATCGACGCACTCGTCCCGGTCGAGGACACCTTCAGCGTCGAGCAGTCGATCGTGGAGCTGGTGGCCGGGCTCGGACGGATGCCGAGCCGGCGGAACGTGCGGCTGGTGGCACCCGGCGTGGAACTGCGCGCCAATGGCTGA
- a CDS encoding propionyl-CoA carboxylase beta chain produces MTQIESRAASPALAVGTSAADSTGRPWFEAEMAKRREFALAMGGPDKIERQHARGRLTARERIERLVDEGSWREIGMMTGSARYDERGQLISVEPSNVVCGQAKVDGRDVILVAEDFTVRGGSSEATNPEKWQYVERLALTYRWPVIRLVETAGGSVNLLEQMSATKIPGYPHWPMTELLGTVPVVGVALGAAAGLGAVRVCASHLSIMTAEGSYLFAGGPAVVKKAVGEDVTNAELGGSGVHARGSGVVDNEATDEFEALEQVVRFLSYLPSSVHELPPVTPCADPVDRRDEALSTTIPAIKQYSYDMRELLASVFDDGSLFETGRYFGQSQITMLARLDGHPVAVLANDPMWLGGSLTVDSAEKITRFVDMADTFHLPVVNLIDQPGTFVGSDAEQKGTLRKGIRTAMALEQARVPWLSLFVRRAYGLAGAAYGPVGGGSINRRLAWPTAHWGSIPIEGGVEAAYRRTLAESDDPAALRKELYARFQPVENPFRTAERFGIQDLIDPRDTRPMLCEWVRQAYRILPGHLGTTARSMRA; encoded by the coding sequence ATGACCCAGATCGAATCCCGAGCAGCTTCCCCGGCCCTGGCCGTCGGCACCAGCGCCGCGGACAGCACCGGCCGGCCGTGGTTCGAAGCAGAAATGGCCAAGCGCCGTGAGTTCGCCTTGGCGATGGGCGGCCCCGACAAGATCGAGCGCCAACACGCGCGCGGGCGCTTGACCGCGCGGGAGCGCATCGAGCGACTCGTCGACGAGGGATCATGGCGCGAGATCGGCATGATGACCGGCTCCGCCCGCTACGACGAACGCGGGCAGCTCATCTCGGTCGAACCGTCGAATGTTGTCTGCGGGCAAGCGAAGGTCGATGGCCGTGACGTGATCCTCGTGGCGGAGGACTTCACCGTGCGCGGGGGGTCGTCTGAGGCGACCAACCCCGAGAAGTGGCAGTACGTCGAGCGCTTGGCGCTGACCTATCGTTGGCCCGTGATCCGGCTGGTCGAGACCGCCGGCGGCAGCGTCAACCTCCTTGAGCAGATGTCTGCCACCAAGATTCCCGGATACCCGCACTGGCCGATGACGGAGTTGTTGGGCACCGTCCCCGTCGTCGGCGTCGCGCTCGGCGCCGCCGCCGGCCTCGGCGCGGTAAGGGTGTGCGCGAGCCACCTGTCGATCATGACCGCCGAGGGTTCCTACCTCTTCGCCGGTGGACCCGCGGTCGTGAAGAAGGCCGTGGGTGAAGACGTCACCAATGCCGAACTCGGCGGCTCGGGTGTGCATGCGCGCGGATCGGGTGTCGTCGACAACGAGGCCACCGACGAATTCGAGGCACTCGAACAAGTCGTCCGCTTCTTGTCCTACCTGCCCTCGAGCGTCCATGAGCTTCCTCCGGTGACGCCCTGCGCCGATCCGGTGGACCGTCGTGATGAGGCCTTGTCCACGACGATCCCGGCAATCAAGCAGTACTCGTACGACATGCGCGAGTTGCTGGCCTCGGTCTTCGACGACGGCAGCCTGTTCGAGACCGGACGCTACTTCGGGCAGTCCCAGATCACGATGCTCGCACGTCTCGACGGTCATCCCGTCGCGGTCCTCGCGAATGATCCCATGTGGCTCGGCGGGTCATTGACTGTCGACTCCGCCGAGAAAATCACCAGGTTCGTCGACATGGCCGACACCTTCCACCTGCCGGTGGTGAACCTGATCGACCAGCCCGGCACCTTTGTCGGCAGTGATGCCGAGCAGAAGGGCACCCTGCGCAAGGGCATCAGGACGGCGATGGCGCTTGAGCAGGCGCGTGTCCCCTGGCTCTCACTGTTCGTGCGTCGTGCCTACGGGCTGGCCGGCGCCGCCTACGGCCCGGTGGGTGGTGGCAGCATCAACCGGCGTCTCGCCTGGCCGACGGCGCACTGGGGATCGATCCCCATCGAGGGCGGCGTCGAAGCCGCCTACCGGCGCACACTCGCGGAAAGCGACGACCCGGCCGCACTCCGCAAGGAGCTGTATGCCCGCTTCCAGCCCGTGGAGAATCCGTTCCGGACCGCGGAACGGTTCGGTATCCAGGACCTTATCGATCCCCGCGACACCCGTCCGATGCTGTGCGAATGGGTACGTCAGGCCTACCGAATCCTGCCCGGACATCTCGGTACGACCGCGCGCAGCATGCGGGCCTGA
- a CDS encoding cytochrome P450, translating to MRTPPPASAAHGRATTKCPYAGPALDAADPAFAADPYPFYAALRDNGPAAQVLLANGSKAWLVTGYDPVRTVLADGRFSNVPPRDAGRPKPDSPAQRVRALLVRHMLNTDAPDHTRLRRLVTATFTPRRVDALRPRIQELTAELLRDIPRGTEVDLVNAFAFPLPVLVISEVLGVPPTDRSALREWTYRVGSPADALPPGSLDEAWSSLHAFFSSLIEDKRRSPGSDLFSSLVHTELNSDELLAMAFLLLFAGYETTMNLLASAVLLLLGHPDELEEPHWPHVVEETLRHASPLEAATWRRTVEDVWLGGQHVPAGASVLGVLAAASRDPSRYPEPDVFRPQRWAGLGAPPSLAFGHGPHYCIGARLARLEALISLPALFEALPGMRLAMDPAQLPYRPGLLVRGPRTLPVRTHQSSRTPPTQGHAHA from the coding sequence ATGAGAACTCCCCCACCAGCATCGGCCGCCCACGGCCGGGCGACGACGAAGTGCCCGTACGCCGGGCCCGCACTGGACGCGGCCGACCCGGCGTTCGCCGCCGACCCGTACCCGTTCTACGCGGCTCTCCGCGACAACGGGCCCGCTGCCCAGGTACTACTCGCCAACGGCTCCAAGGCGTGGCTGGTCACCGGATACGACCCGGTGCGGACCGTACTGGCCGACGGCCGCTTCTCGAACGTGCCACCACGCGACGCAGGGCGTCCGAAACCCGACTCCCCGGCGCAGCGGGTTCGCGCGCTGCTCGTCCGGCACATGCTCAACACCGACGCCCCCGACCACACGCGACTGAGGCGCTTGGTCACTGCGACCTTCACACCCCGGCGCGTCGACGCGCTGCGCCCCCGCATCCAGGAGCTGACCGCCGAGCTGCTGCGGGACATCCCCCGCGGCACTGAGGTGGACCTGGTCAACGCGTTCGCGTTCCCGCTGCCGGTGCTCGTGATCAGTGAGGTGCTTGGTGTGCCGCCCACCGATCGGTCGGCGCTGCGCGAATGGACCTACCGTGTGGGCTCGCCCGCCGACGCGCTGCCTCCTGGCTCCCTGGACGAGGCATGGTCGTCGTTGCACGCATTTTTCTCGTCGTTGATCGAGGACAAACGCCGCTCGCCCGGCAGCGATCTGTTCAGCTCGCTGGTGCATACCGAGCTGAACAGCGATGAGCTGCTGGCCATGGCGTTCCTGCTGCTGTTCGCCGGATACGAGACAACGATGAATCTGCTGGCCTCCGCCGTCCTGCTGCTTCTCGGCCATCCCGATGAACTGGAGGAGCCGCACTGGCCGCACGTAGTCGAGGAGACGCTGCGGCACGCCAGCCCTCTGGAAGCGGCGACATGGCGTCGCACTGTGGAGGACGTCTGGCTGGGGGGCCAACATGTTCCAGCAGGTGCGTCCGTGCTCGGAGTGCTGGCGGCTGCGAGCCGTGACCCGAGCAGGTACCCGGAACCGGACGTCTTCCGACCACAGCGGTGGGCCGGCTTGGGAGCGCCGCCGAGCCTGGCGTTCGGGCACGGGCCGCATTACTGCATAGGCGCGCGGTTGGCGCGGCTTGAGGCGCTGATCTCCCTGCCCGCCCTCTTCGAAGCTCTTCCCGGCATGCGGCTGGCCATGGACCCGGCACAACTTCCCTACCGGCCAGGGCTGTTGGTCCGAGGGCCACGCACGCTTCCCGTCCGCACGCACCAGTCCTCCCGCACACCGCCGACCCAGGGACACGCCCATGCCTGA
- a CDS encoding putative fatty-acid--CoA ligase, with protein MITDHFDAGAARYPEQTFLQSGTVRLSYQDVVAASHAIAHGLTEGGLDSGNIGILSPNHPDGFVAMLGILRAGATYVPLNARDQIEDLIWFMRFTEMSALVYHGQYLPHIDRIRSEVPTLTACIAFDEHTAAGTSTEAWKRDHSGQTCDTRRELDDIALIKSSGGTTGRPKAIVQSHRCLLSAYRIANQFTAPAKEPVHLVVAPLTHAAGATAMGLSAFGTRNVLAPSADPAVILELIEREQVTHIFLPPTMIYRILAHPDAQTRDCSSLEYVIYGAAPMSVDKLREGMALWGQVFVQFYGQSEAPGVITCLSRQDHYLSDDPAAVKHLASAGRPTGACEVALMDDDGNFVPAGQRGEIVARGELVCPGYLNNPEANAEAHRFGWHHTGDIGVFDESGYLYVVDRTKDVVISGGFNIYPSEIEQLIWSHPAVQDCAVVGVPDDDWGERLTAVIELKPESDVTAGSIAEMCRNRFGSMKTPKQVEFWPTLPRSSVGKVLKKDVRAKLIAANMRTD; from the coding sequence ATGATCACCGACCACTTCGACGCGGGTGCCGCTCGATACCCGGAGCAAACGTTTCTGCAGTCCGGCACAGTACGGCTCAGCTACCAGGACGTCGTGGCCGCGTCGCACGCGATTGCGCACGGACTGACCGAGGGAGGGCTGGACAGCGGCAACATCGGCATTCTGTCCCCCAACCACCCCGACGGCTTCGTCGCGATGCTCGGGATCCTGCGCGCGGGCGCCACCTACGTGCCGCTCAACGCCCGCGACCAGATCGAGGACCTGATCTGGTTCATGCGCTTCACGGAAATGTCGGCGTTGGTCTACCACGGGCAGTACCTCCCGCACATCGACCGCATCCGGTCCGAAGTACCCACCCTCACCGCATGTATCGCCTTCGACGAGCACACCGCGGCCGGGACGAGCACCGAGGCCTGGAAGCGAGATCACAGTGGCCAGACCTGCGACACCCGACGAGAGCTCGACGACATTGCGTTGATCAAGTCCTCCGGCGGCACGACGGGCCGTCCGAAGGCGATCGTGCAGAGCCACCGCTGCCTGCTCTCCGCGTACCGGATCGCCAACCAGTTCACCGCACCGGCCAAGGAACCGGTGCACCTGGTGGTAGCGCCGCTGACCCATGCTGCGGGTGCGACGGCCATGGGACTCTCCGCCTTCGGCACACGCAACGTGCTGGCGCCGTCGGCCGATCCCGCGGTGATCCTCGAACTGATCGAGCGGGAGCAGGTGACGCACATCTTCCTACCGCCGACAATGATCTACCGGATACTGGCGCATCCGGACGCCCAGACCCGTGACTGTTCCTCCCTCGAGTACGTGATCTACGGCGCCGCGCCGATGTCGGTCGACAAGCTCAGGGAAGGGATGGCGCTGTGGGGTCAGGTGTTCGTCCAGTTCTACGGTCAGTCCGAGGCGCCGGGAGTGATCACCTGCCTGTCTCGTCAGGATCATTACCTCAGCGATGACCCCGCGGCCGTCAAGCACCTCGCGTCAGCCGGCCGGCCGACCGGGGCGTGTGAGGTGGCACTGATGGATGACGACGGCAACTTCGTCCCGGCCGGTCAGCGGGGGGAGATCGTCGCCCGAGGTGAACTGGTCTGTCCCGGATATCTCAACAATCCCGAGGCGAACGCCGAAGCCCATCGCTTCGGCTGGCACCACACCGGCGACATCGGGGTCTTCGACGAGAGCGGCTACCTCTACGTCGTAGATCGCACGAAAGATGTGGTGATCTCGGGCGGATTCAACATCTACCCCAGTGAGATCGAGCAGCTGATCTGGTCGCACCCCGCGGTGCAGGACTGCGCGGTCGTCGGTGTGCCCGACGACGACTGGGGCGAGCGGCTCACCGCCGTGATCGAGCTGAAGCCGGAGTCCGATGTGACCGCCGGGAGCATCGCCGAGATGTGCCGGAACCGGTTCGGCAGCATGAAGACCCCCAAGCAGGTCGAGTTCTGGCCCACGCTGCCGCGCAGTTCGGTCGGCAAGGTCCTCAAGAAGGACGTACGCGCCAAGCTCATCGCCGCGAACATGAGGACGGACTGA